In a single window of the Montipora capricornis isolate CH-2021 chromosome 11, ASM3666992v2, whole genome shotgun sequence genome:
- the LOC138024828 gene encoding uncharacterized protein, with the protein MPKEKLDSLALKKALKPKKILPFNHKVPLSNTIKQKKTGLILEDSSSGVSTNSNKLHVFEIGNGVDDHEGLPLVVRKDRLVQEIENSLAEIEDHYSNTSKLEEERTAVEMERNSVLKDIEETITEIQNHVLNSSGLEHEKGVLKEECDGLRYQVDQLKNVLGGSTGFENGSNGDELTEQTLALKAEINSLTSENEKLKTKVKDVEEGELPPDMSRELELLHDENSNLQKLLQMAEESEENMAKKLKSFEAKLTEIQKQNDELKNENKRLTTEKEQLELDQEDLEEELYSLQTRLKKSRDQNQNDLMLKESKEEFAKAQRKCATLEKENGVLNKKIQQLEKEIKLQHQEPEEKAAATKTLENGQQLKSALEKLNKENSSLHESLDKAETEIENLQHELKKERDEKEKLRAASSENGKKKKIKKEKEKESGGNKDSEAGRSDEVEAFKKEIYNLKSECEALSETIARTANEKRKLVNDVEELKENKSKLESKLQELESVVSELMKVKSENEELKEHYSSLRVFHDDLAQKLEVTKKSNSEKDENLKKTQSEKDAMKQRCVEVEETTEKLQKELKTLHHDVTVKTDELKTLKINLDKQKKEFSTKNEVESKERENLQHEIREMSEKLKSKDEEMDSVVKALSAKGSELQNLRITVDEMRKELKLTKSSLRESEQTKLIFEKSAQKAEKTVEELQKSSAVLNDLAMEKSLELSRTKRTLEKKVEKLTKENAEMRMKFGLEVPPGSTTPIRLSPVIVQMQNISSDEANLEHLSRPSDRARNDGTKRQSREYSPSSHGITINGGRRHNMDYNSSSHGITANGLISDVTLRRSSVNGDAPSDRQIRESEYGKQNRSKEVFSTHASSSEYRVIASEVSSPPVKRESTSSVIHVASTLLDHSPIIAKRDFSFDQIRDEEWKTYGRRLEERRQNVKERSTDSTNVQESNEAAFQVVGYRKDSGNMYEHWV; encoded by the exons ATGCCGAAAGAGAAGCTAGATTCTCTAGCCCTTAAGAAAGCTCTGAAGCCCAAGAAGATTTTACCATTTAATCATAAGGTTCCATTGAGCAATACcatcaaacagaaaaaaactggCCTCATTCTTGAAGACTCCTCTTCAGGTGTGTCGACAAATTCCAACAAATTGCATGTTTTTGAGATTGGCAATGGTGTGGATGACCACGAAGGATTGCCACTTGTTGTGAGGAAAGACCGGCTAGTCCAAGAAATTGAGAACAGTCTTGCAGAAATTGAGGATCACTATTCTAACACAAGTAAATTAGAAGAAGAAAGAACTGCTGTTGAAATGGAAAGAAATAGTGTGTTAAAAGATATTGAAGAAACAATCACAGAAATTCAAAATCATGTGCTGAATTCATCTGGACTGGAGCATGAGAAAGGAGTCTTAAAGGAGGAATGTGATGGCCTACGTTACCAAGTTGACCAACTGAAAAATGTGTTAGGTGGGTCAACTGGCTTCGAAAATGGCAGCAATGGTGATGAACTCACTGAACAAACTTTAGCTTTGAAAGCTGAGATAAATAGCTTGACATCAGAGAACGAAAAGCTCAAAACTAAAGTAAAGGACGTTGAGGAAGGAGAATTACCTCCCGATATGTCTCGAGAACTAGAGTTGTTACATGATGAGAACTCTAACTTGCAGAAACTGCTTCAGATGGCTGAAGAGTCTGAGGAGAACAtggcaaaaaaattgaaatccttTGAAGCAAAACTGACtgaaattcaaaaacaaaatgatgagTTGAAGAACGAGAACAAAAGACTGACCACAGAGAAAGAACAACTTGAATTGGATCAAGAAGATCTTGAAGAAGAATTGTACAGTTTACAAACACGTTTAAAAAAGAGTAGAGATCAGAATCAAAATGATCTTATGCTGAAG GAATCAAAAGAGGAATTTGCGAAAGCTCAACGGAAGTGCGCTACGTTGGAGAAGGAAAACGGTGTTTTGAACAAGAAGATTCAACAattggaaaaagaaattaaactaCAACACCAAGAGCCTGAAGAAAAGGCTGCAGCAACGAAAACCTTGGAAAATGGCCAACAACTGAAATCCGCCCTAGAGAAACTGAATAAGGAAAATTCTTCGCTTCACGAGTCTTTGGATAAAGCAGAAacagaaattgaaaatttacAACATGAGCTAAAGAAAGAAAGGGATgagaaagaaaaactaagaGCGGCTTCAAgtgaaaatgggaaaaagaagaagatcaagaaagaaaaggaaaaagagagtGGAGGTAATAAGGACAGCGAAGCCGGAAGATCAGACGAAGTTGAGGCATTTAAGAAagaaatttacaatttaaaaagtGAATGTGAAGCGCTCTCGGAAACAATCGCCAGGACAGccaatgaaaaacgaaaattggTGAATGATGTCGAAGaacttaaagaaaacaaatctaAACTTGAATCCAAATTGCAAGAGTTGGAGAGCGTTGTTTCAGAGCTAATGAAAGTTAAGTCCGAAAACGAGGAGCTGAAAGAACATTATTCGAGTCTGAGGGTTTTTCACGATGATCTTGCACAAAAACTCGAAGTTACCAAGAAATCTAATTCCGAGAAagatgaaaacttgaaaaagacgCAATCCGAGAAAGACGCAATGAAGCAACGGTGCGTGGAAGTTGAAGAAACAACAGAGAAACTTCAGAAAGAGTTGAAAACTTTACACCACGATGTAACGGTCAAAACGGATGAATTAAAGACGTTGAAAATAAACCTTGATAAACAGAAGAAGGAGTTTTCGACCAAAAATGAAGTAGAGAGCAAGGAGAGGGAAAATCTTCAACATGAAATTCGAGAAATGTCTGAAAAGCTAAAAAGCAAAGACGAAGAGATGGACTCTGTGGTAAAGGCTCTTTCAGCGAAAGGCTCTGAACTACAGAATTTGAGAATTACTGTCGATGAAATGCGGAAAGAATTGAAGCTAACGAAGAGCAGTTTACGAGAATCAGAACAAAcaaaattgatttttgaaaAGAGCGCTCAAAAGGCAGAAAAAACGGTTGAAGAATTGCAGAAATCCTCTGCTGTTTTGAACGACTTAGCGATGGAAAAGTCATTAGAACTTTCGCGTACCAAGAGGACTTTAGAGAAAAAGGTAGAAAAATTGACGAAAGAGAACGCTGAAATGCGCATGAAATTTGGACTTGAAGTTCCGCCCGGGTCCACGACACCGATAAGACTGTCTCCAGTTATTGttcaaatgcaaaatatttCGAGTGATGAGGCGAATTTGGAACATTTGTCGCGGCCGTCTGATCGAGCACGAAACGACGGGACGAAAAGGCAGAGCAGGGAGTATAGCCCTTCGTCCCATGGGATCACAATCAACGGAGGAAGACGACATAATATGGACTATAACTCTTCGTCCCACGGGATAACAGCAAATGGGCTGATTTCCGATGTCACGCTACGAAGATCGAGTGTTAATGGCGATGCTCCGAGTGATCGACAAATTCGCGAATCCGAGTATGGGAAACAGAACCGTAGCAAGGAAGTGTTTAGTACGCATGCGTCGTCCTCAGAATACAGAGTCATAGCTTCAGAAGTTTCGTCGCCACCTGTGAAACGAGAGTCTACAAGTTCCGTGATACACGTGGCGTCCACTCTTCTCGACCACAGTCCTATTATTGCTAAACGCGACTTCAGTTTTGACCAGATTAGAGATGAGGAATGGAAAACATATGGAAGGAGACTGGAAGAGCGCAGACAAAACGTTAAAGAAAG gtCTACTGACAGCACAAACGTACAAGAAAGTAATGAAGCAGCATTTCAAGTTGTAGGATACAGAAAAGATAGCGGGAATATGTATGAACACTGGGTGTAA